The following are from one region of the Hyla sarda isolate aHylSar1 chromosome 6, aHylSar1.hap1, whole genome shotgun sequence genome:
- the LOC130277067 gene encoding transmembrane protein 272-like yields MEPSTTLCLQLITFTIWIGLSIALIVMGAIYKDECPIQPSIPIFLMVTGVTHLVIVSLFFLKCGIDICISILEGLIGLFSFVWFIIGSIWVFSLFHEHKAPEQCDQNLYFFAFGFLIFEYVCIGISLLIPCIRCLSKSFWYERF; encoded by the exons GTTTACAATTGATTACCTTTACCATTTGGATTGGATTAAGCATAGCTTTAATCGTAATGG GAGCCATATATAAAGATGAATGTCCAATTCAGCCAAGCATACCTATCTTTCTTATGGTTACCGGAGTCACACACTTGGTGATAGTCTCATTGTTTTTTCTAAAATGTGGAATTGATATATGCATCTCAATTCTAGAAGGTTTGATTGGATTATTCAGCTTTGTTTGGTTTATAATAG GAAGTATTTGGGTGTTTAGTCTGTTTCATGAACATAAAGCTCCAGAGCAATGTGACCAGAATCTTTACTTCTTTGCATTTGGATTTTTGATATTTGAATATGTTTGTATTGGCATTAGCTTGTTAATTCCATGCATTCGTTGTTTATCAAAATCATTTTGGTATGAAAG GTTTTGA